CGTAAATTTGATACTAAGATGGATCGAGATTTCTTTAATCGATCATAATCCAGATAATAATGAACAAACTCAGACGAAGTTTGTCAAAGTTAAGGTTATGTTCACCAACTCGTTctagaattaaaatttgctAAGTTAGAAGTAATCACTAAAACAAGCAACATAGGTATGGAGCTCTAAGTCATGCTCTCTAATTTTGGTTGTTGTAATAGCAAGTACTAACCCATGACTAAAACGCACcgtttttttttgtactttttacCTTTGTGTTCACTCAACTCTAAGTGAAGTTTGGAGATTGCTTTAACTAAATGCTTTCCCTCTTAGGGATAACTAATGTTCATCTCTCTTCATAAAGTTCGGATCGGGAGTTAGGTTAGGTCTCTAAAAGTATGGTTCTTGCCTCTCTCATCGGAGCTCGTCTATTCTTTGGATGATCCCTTGCTCTCATGTTCGAGTGTTTGTTCGTCGTTTAGGCCGAAACCCTAATTGAAAAACGTCATTCTGATTCACATAACGACTTTCTTCGATGTACgaaaaagattaagaaaataagttCGGAAATAGGTTGAAAAATGAcgagagaaatgaaaagtgccctaaaaaataaaaaagacttCCCTTTGTTTTACTACAAACCCTTTGTCTAGAATGAAGATAAACCATAGAGCCTTTATGGAATGTTTTAAACGAATAAAAGCTTTCAAAATGGCTTTTACTTCCGATTGTTGACAGGTTTAAAActcgtatgttagggagaagtttccatatttttataaagaatgtttagttcccttctctaactgacgtgagatctcacataatcCCACATATGAAATAAAACGAAGAACATGTTTCGGTGTTCATGTtgtcattttataaaatatttatgtaggtatatgtaatggcccaagaccaccactagcagatattgtcctagcaggggaaggtttccacactcttatataAAGGGTGGTTCGTTCTTCTTTTCAACCAATGCCAGATACCACAGCATCCTTGAATCTAACGATTATAAGACGATGAGTAGAGAAAACAAGTCGTGGTTATCATCGTGTGCTGATGGAAAGCATGCATTTTGAGATATTGATATCAAAGATTAAggaacaaacaaacataatCTATCCATATGGTAATAAAATGATATCATTTCTCATCCCCAACTTCAATCCTAACTActaaaactaaacaaaataggaaaaaaaaaaaaaacccaaaaaagatatgatttttaaaagaaaaaaaagaagcaccATATTGTTCTAGGGTTTTGGCTGATGATCATGGCACACATGAAGAACTAAACAACATTTCTATAAAGGGTTTCTTGCTGAAGATGAAGAACTGAAGCCAGAAAGATCCGACCACGCCATTGATCCACCGCTCCAATATTGTTCATTCCCAACAAATTGCCTTCCAATGTTAGCTTCATGATTTGGGGTTCCTTCCATTTTCACTGAATTTCCCATTTGGGTTAAATTCCTTGATCCTGAGGGTAATTTTGGCCTCATTTGCCACCCCGACccatcgccgccgccgccgccgccgctacTACCGCCGTCGAAAGGGTCGAGGCTCGACAAGAAGGGAAATTGAGGAGCTTGTTGTTGGAGCCGCCATTGTTGGTCAAATCCCAAGAGAGATCCTATACTTGTTCCTCCAGCTAAATTAGTGTTACCCAATTGGAAACTCAGGTCACCGGTGGCGGTGGCAGGAGCTGACAGtacaccgccgccgccgtagTTGAACCCTCCGATGTCGAAGTCAGTGAGttgttggtggtggtggtggtggtggagaggAGCCATGAAGCGGTGTGGTGGGATCTGTGGGGAAAGTCCACTATTATTATTGGAAGCTATTGCACTTGATGAGGAATTAGCTGAACCGCTAGTTTGTTGTTGCCGGTCAGAACTAACCGGCGGCGATTTAGAATTTCTCCCTTTACTTCTTTTATTCCTCCGACAACCGCCCCCGACCGGGACGTTCCTCAGAGCGCCACCTCTCGTCCAGTACCGTCGGCAAGTCTTGCAAAAGTGGCGAGGCTGAGTTAGGCTATAATTGTTGAAGTAACAAAACTTAGTGTTGGTTGATTCACATCTTGGGCACTTCAATGTAGCATCAGGCATGGGAACATTAGCCAATCGAGCTCGCTCTGCCATGGAACCGGGCCGGATGGAACCGCCATGAGGTGGTGggggcggaggaggaggaggaagctGAGAAGTGGGTGCAGaggtagtagtagtagtagtagtagttcCAAGTTGATGGGAAACTTGCTGAGCAAAGAAAAGAGTAAGGGAATGAAATCAAATATGTGAAGAATattaatgtttgattttaatatttgaaaaaaagaaagaaaagggttaCCTGTTGCCAATTAGAAGGATGAAGATAAGGAGGAATGGATGAAAAATTCATGGCgtttttctgggttttctttctcttttgtaaAGGTTGATGGGGTTTTGTTTGGGAGAGATAAATAGTGGAGAATCACATCAAATAGGAGGAGAGAGAGCAGCAAAAATAAAGggattaacttttttttttttttttttttttttttttttttttttttttttttttttttttttttttttNGGGCATTAGAGATGATGTTTCTTAGTCCATAAGCTTCTTTtgatccttttctttttctctctcatcacTATTTGCTTaagaaacatattttttttttcttttaatttttgggtaaaatttattttaaaaattggtgTCGGTATTGACCGACTTAACGTTAGTTTAGAGACTGTTCTGGGTTCTGGGCTGTATACGATCGTGTGTTTAATGGTGGTGTTCTGGGTTCTGGGCTGTATACGATCGTGTGTTTAATGGTGGTGTGTAGAGGAGTCTTGTTCTTTtcgaactttcaattttttgttttttgttttttttaatgtttttttttaagatcatAATTAAAAGAGGTTGGATTGGGGCTTTTGTGGTGAAGGACAGTCttcttttatgtatttttttgcATTGGAATATAAGTGGGGTCCTATAAGACTGTGATGGTTGGGGGAAATGGGGTTGGTATCTAAGAAACGACGCCGTATTTATGGAAAGGCAAAAGtttaatgaagaagaaaagggtaaaaatTGAAGCAAATTTTCGTAAGAAAAATTGTCTGCTTGCTTGTTGAAGGCCATGAAAAGGAGTTTGGACTTTGATGTGCCAATTCAATGttaccttttaaaaaaattagtagcgaaattttttaaattttaccaatttaaaaaataaaagaaacgaGACTACGATTGTTCTAATTGAATGAAAGCGCGTACATGGAGTATATAGGTGCTCATAAATGTTCGACTTCCATACATTTAAACACCAAAAATAAGTCAATGGTTGAGTTgactttaaaaagaaaatgacccAAGAAGTCAATTTAGACTAATATTTGTTGGAAGCTCAGCTACATTCATGATACACGTACATTAATTCATGATAATGCAATAGCGTTTAAAAGCACATTGGATCACTCTTAGGCCCAAAATGAAAGTCCATTGGATACCTCTCAGGCCCAAAATAAAAGCCCAATGGATCACTCTCAGGCCCAATGTGTTCATAGATGTTAGCCAATTTCCTGCTTCCAGCCATCGGGGGTTGTTCTTGATAATCGAGCATCATTAGGGGCTTGCAAGAGATGGAAAGATAGATATCAAATCCAGAAGGGAATAGCAGCAGAGCAAGGAAGTTTTGGTAAGAACAATCGAACAGCCTACCATACCATTTTGTGTTTAAGCAAAAATTCTACAGAAAATGCATAGAAAAGATGTTGCAAAATCTAGAAACTGAAATAGATGATGGCCTTACAATCTAGAAACTAAAACTACAATCTTTCTTATTCGtctgcttcttctttgttcttctttttcttcttctttttcttctcactCCCCCCATCAACATCGTCATCTGCTTCCCCATTTTGAGTATCATTTCCAGACTCCttgtctttcttcttcttcttcttctccgacTTCTCTGTCTCCGGAGTACCCGCTTCTTCTTTTGcatccttctctttcttcttctttttcttctctgattTCTCAGCCTTTTCATCATCTGAAGCTTCTATGCCTCCCTTCTctttatctttcttcttctttttcttctctttcttcccgGATTCTTCGACTTCTTCAGCTTCCTCGACCTTTTCACCTTTCAGTTTCTTAGCAGGAGCTGCAGCTTCTGCTTCCTCATCGTGTTTCCGCTTCCGCCCTAAACCATCTTTTTCCTCATCAGCTGCAACGCTCTGCTTTGGAGTGGCGGTATCGGAAGCGAAAACGCTTGCAACCAATGAATCCCCACCAGTAGGCAAAACCAAATTCCTTAGCCACTCTTGAGGAGTGTTCTCATTTGGTTTTCCATGCTTATCCAACTTCCCTTCTCCAATAAGCTTTTTCTTCATTGATGCCCTTGGACCCAATCCCCATTTCCTTGGGTATGTATCACGATCCATCACAACCCTTTTGATCTTTGCAACAATGCCATGATCACAAGTTGCCATCACAGAAGTGGTCATCTCTGCAATACCAAGAGCAATGGCTTCACCCTTGGTGGTCATAAGTACAACTTCTTCCCCAACTTCAATATCATTCTCAAATCTCAACAGCCCTGGAATCATTAACTTAGCACCATAACAAATAGCATTAACAGCAGAATCC
This portion of the Cucurbita pepo subsp. pepo cultivar mu-cu-16 chromosome LG08, ASM280686v2, whole genome shotgun sequence genome encodes:
- the LOC111800756 gene encoding dof zinc finger protein DOF2.4-like; the protein is MNFSSIPPYLHPSNWQQQVSHQLGTTTTTTTTSAPTSQLPPPPPPPPPHGGSIRPGSMAERARLANVPMPDATLKCPRCESTNTKFCYFNNYSLTQPRHFCKTCRRYWTRGGALRNVPVGGGCRRNKRSKGRNSKSPPVSSDRQQQTSGSANSSSSAIASNNNSGLSPQIPPHRFMAPLHHHHHHQQLTDFDIGGFNYGGGGVLSAPATATGDLSFQLGNTNLAGGTSIGSLLGFDQQWRLQQQAPQFPFLSSLDPFDGGSSGGGGGGDGSGWQMRPKLPSGSRNLTQMGNSVKMEGTPNHEANIGRQFVGNEQYWSGGSMAWSDLSGFSSSSSARNPL